A region from the Bradyrhizobium erythrophlei genome encodes:
- a CDS encoding MFS transporter → MSIAVNAGARLDRLPISSFHYRIFWLVGAGMFFDGYDLYVAGGVLASAVQSKFSTIPQNLQFISLTFVGMTLGALITGFVGDKLGRRFTYQINLLIFGLASLAAAFAQDINQLIACRFVQGLGLGAEIVVGYSTLTEFVPPKTRGRWLSMMVFIVVAGFPVTALLGYLIIPAFGWRPMFVLAGVGSLIVWYLRKNLPESPRWLESQGRDQEAEVLMQAIEKESAGGKPLPPVAVPAPVPLVSASDMLKPPLLQRMIVGSWVLITINTLIFGFVLFLPQFFLRQGLTITNSLAYTLVLSIASLFGCALGAYVSDAFGRRWSIIGASIVTIVAGYIYARFDAASDPAIVLSVGFVLIVAIYVQTAILFGVYTPELFPTEIRLRANGICNTLGRGATVVSPFIVGALMASYKLPGVLWLMIGLVLVQIVVVWAWGVEPRNRGLEEVAVAKA, encoded by the coding sequence ATGTCTATCGCAGTAAACGCCGGTGCGCGTCTCGACCGGCTGCCGATCTCGTCGTTTCACTACCGGATCTTCTGGCTGGTCGGGGCCGGTATGTTTTTCGACGGCTACGATCTCTATGTCGCCGGCGGCGTGCTGGCGTCCGCGGTCCAGAGCAAATTCTCGACCATTCCGCAAAACCTGCAGTTCATTTCGCTGACCTTTGTCGGCATGACATTGGGCGCGCTGATCACCGGCTTTGTCGGCGACAAACTGGGGCGGCGCTTCACCTACCAGATCAATCTTTTGATCTTTGGGCTGGCGTCGCTGGCGGCGGCCTTCGCGCAGGACATCAATCAGCTGATCGCCTGCCGCTTCGTCCAGGGGCTCGGCCTCGGCGCCGAAATCGTCGTCGGCTATTCGACGCTGACGGAATTCGTTCCGCCGAAGACGCGCGGGCGCTGGCTGTCGATGATGGTATTCATCGTGGTGGCCGGCTTCCCGGTGACGGCGCTGCTCGGCTATCTCATCATCCCGGCGTTCGGATGGCGGCCGATGTTCGTCCTTGCCGGCGTCGGCTCGCTGATCGTCTGGTATCTGCGCAAGAATCTTCCGGAATCGCCGCGCTGGCTCGAATCGCAGGGCCGCGACCAGGAAGCCGAAGTCCTGATGCAGGCGATCGAAAAGGAATCCGCCGGCGGCAAGCCGCTGCCACCGGTGGCAGTGCCGGCGCCCGTGCCGCTTGTCAGTGCGTCCGACATGCTGAAGCCGCCGCTCCTCCAACGCATGATCGTCGGCTCCTGGGTGCTGATCACGATCAATACATTGATCTTCGGCTTCGTGCTGTTCCTGCCGCAATTCTTCCTGCGCCAGGGGCTGACCATCACCAATTCGCTGGCCTATACGCTGGTGCTGTCGATCGCCTCGCTGTTCGGCTGCGCGCTCGGCGCCTATGTGTCCGACGCGTTCGGGCGACGCTGGAGCATCATCGGCGCCTCGATCGTCACCATCGTCGCCGGCTACATCTATGCCCGCTTCGACGCGGCGTCGGATCCGGCGATCGTGCTCTCTGTCGGATTCGTGCTGATCGTCGCGATCTATGTGCAGACCGCGATCCTGTTCGGCGTCTATACGCCGGAACTGTTCCCGACCGAGATCCGGCTGCGCGCCAACGGCATCTGCAACACGCTCGGCCGCGGCGCCACCGTGGTCTCACCGTTCATCGTCGGCGCCCTGATGGCCTCCTACAAGTTGCCGGGCGTGCTCTGGCTGATGATCGGCCTGGTGCTGGTCCAGATCGTGGTGGTATGGGCCTGGGGCGTCGAGCCGCGCAACCGCGGGCTGGAGGAGGTTGCCGTCGCCAAAGCGTGA